The Flavobacterium faecale genome has a segment encoding these proteins:
- a CDS encoding glycoside hydrolase family 2 TIM barrel-domain containing protein has product MQKFTALLLILILNSYASVAQNVGISNNQKTEIHYLSGTDKDHLVDWDFFCSEGRKSGKWTSIGVPSCWEQKGFGTYNYGSDDSDKRAKEFGLYKHTFKVPKDWNNKEVQIVFEGVMTDAEVKINAKLAGEIHQGAFYEFKYAIGNLLKYGKDNVLEVKVNKVSANASINFAEREADFWIFGGIYRPVYLQVLPKENIDRVAIDAKADGTIIADVFTTSQKATTVKLSLSDANGKKIQDLKVEKATQSQDKWTVSTKANVIKTWNPEAPNLYTLNIEMLNNKKEVLHAVSQRIGFRTVEIIEGDGVYVNGERIKFKGVNRHSFHPSSGRTTSKKISIDDVKMMKDMNMNAVRMSHYPPDVHFLEVCDSLGLFVIDELCTWHNPILDTKVARKLVKETVVRDVNHPSILLWANGNEQGWNTEVDDGYAKWDIQKREVIHPWSIFKKTNTIHYSPYHSLVNDSYSMEKILFPTEFLHGLYDGGHGAGLDDYWNLMWNTPLSAGGFLWDFADEGIERTDKNNEIDLQGNKAADGIVGPYGEKEASYFTIKEIWSPIYIEDRFITNDFNGIFRLENRYHYTNLDQCKMTAKWLKFDGPEGKSNPKIMAEGIVKMPSLNPAEKGKFTVELPQNWKSADALHLTATDPYGKEIFTWSYPVSTPKQLNSPLIDYAGGGTLLSETKDNSIKVVANKMTYVFSETTGLLQKVMKGSKVIPLNNGPIILSQKDKIENIAVQNLKDKVEITVTFEKAVKSPSWSTIKEYGKDIIKWTVHSNGLLDVKVEFKGYRNLKDYRGITFSFPEKEVAGMKWLGDGPYRVWRNRMKGTKFQVWENNYNNTITGESGFVYPEFKGFFSSVYWTKLKGKDDNGFTVYCHSPHTYLRMLTPDKTQEDKNGRLNPKFPLGDISFVKNIPGIGTKFQDPDTMGPHGNSEHFFGNDDEPITIDLTFEF; this is encoded by the coding sequence ATGCAAAAGTTTACAGCATTGTTGCTAATTTTAATTCTGAATAGCTATGCATCAGTGGCTCAAAATGTAGGTATTTCTAATAATCAAAAAACCGAGATTCATTATTTATCGGGTACCGATAAAGATCATTTGGTCGATTGGGATTTCTTTTGTTCAGAAGGAAGAAAAAGCGGCAAATGGACTTCAATTGGAGTACCATCTTGTTGGGAACAAAAAGGATTTGGTACCTATAATTATGGTAGTGACGATTCAGATAAAAGAGCTAAGGAATTTGGCTTGTACAAACACACCTTTAAGGTACCGAAAGACTGGAATAATAAAGAGGTACAAATCGTGTTTGAAGGCGTAATGACCGATGCCGAAGTTAAAATCAATGCAAAGTTGGCTGGCGAAATTCACCAAGGTGCCTTTTATGAATTTAAATATGCTATCGGCAATTTATTAAAATATGGAAAAGACAATGTCTTGGAAGTAAAAGTAAATAAGGTATCGGCTAATGCATCTATCAACTTTGCAGAACGTGAAGCTGATTTTTGGATTTTTGGTGGAATATACAGACCTGTTTACTTGCAAGTTTTACCAAAAGAAAATATTGACCGTGTAGCGATTGACGCAAAAGCAGACGGAACTATAATTGCAGATGTTTTTACAACTTCTCAAAAAGCGACCACCGTAAAACTGTCTTTATCTGATGCAAACGGAAAGAAAATTCAAGATTTAAAAGTTGAAAAAGCAACCCAATCACAAGATAAATGGACAGTGTCAACAAAAGCAAATGTTATAAAAACATGGAATCCAGAAGCACCCAATTTGTATACCTTAAATATTGAAATGCTCAACAATAAAAAAGAGGTTTTGCATGCTGTAAGCCAACGAATCGGTTTTAGAACTGTAGAAATTATAGAAGGTGACGGCGTTTATGTAAATGGCGAGCGAATTAAATTTAAAGGTGTCAATCGCCACTCGTTTCATCCTTCTTCGGGACGTACCACTTCAAAAAAGATTAGTATTGATGACGTAAAAATGATGAAAGACATGAATATGAATGCCGTTCGTATGTCTCATTATCCGCCAGATGTTCATTTTCTAGAAGTATGTGACTCTTTGGGATTGTTTGTTATTGATGAGCTTTGTACTTGGCACAACCCAATATTGGACACAAAAGTAGCCCGTAAACTAGTAAAAGAGACTGTCGTTCGTGATGTAAATCACCCATCCATTTTACTTTGGGCAAATGGTAATGAGCAAGGTTGGAATACAGAAGTTGATGATGGCTATGCAAAATGGGATATTCAAAAACGTGAGGTTATTCATCCTTGGAGCATCTTCAAAAAAACAAATACGATTCATTACAGCCCCTACCATTCTTTGGTAAACGATTCCTATTCGATGGAGAAAATTTTGTTTCCAACCGAATTTCTACACGGGTTATACGACGGTGGTCATGGAGCTGGATTGGATGATTATTGGAATCTAATGTGGAATACGCCCTTAAGCGCAGGAGGATTTCTTTGGGATTTTGCAGATGAAGGAATCGAAAGAACGGATAAAAATAACGAAATTGATTTACAAGGAAATAAAGCCGCAGACGGAATTGTAGGCCCTTATGGCGAAAAAGAAGCGAGTTATTTTACAATTAAAGAGATTTGGTCGCCAATTTATATCGAAGACAGATTCATTACCAATGATTTTAATGGCATTTTTAGATTAGAAAACAGGTACCACTACACCAATTTGGACCAATGTAAAATGACTGCGAAGTGGTTGAAATTTGATGGACCAGAAGGAAAATCAAATCCGAAAATCATGGCAGAAGGAATTGTAAAAATGCCAAGTCTAAATCCAGCCGAAAAAGGGAAGTTTACGGTTGAACTACCTCAAAATTGGAAATCGGCAGACGCACTACATTTGACCGCAACAGACCCTTACGGTAAGGAAATTTTCACCTGGTCTTATCCTGTTTCAACACCAAAACAGCTGAATTCACCTTTAATTGATTATGCAGGTGGTGGAACTTTATTGTCCGAAACTAAAGATAATTCGATTAAAGTTGTGGCTAATAAAATGACCTACGTTTTCTCTGAAACGACTGGCTTACTTCAAAAAGTAATGAAAGGTTCGAAGGTTATTCCGCTAAACAATGGTCCGATTATTTTAAGTCAAAAAGACAAAATAGAAAATATTGCGGTTCAAAATCTAAAAGATAAAGTAGAAATTACAGTCACTTTCGAAAAAGCTGTCAAATCTCCTTCTTGGTCCACTATTAAAGAATATGGAAAAGACATTATTAAATGGACCGTACATTCCAATGGATTGTTGGATGTGAAAGTGGAGTTTAAAGGTTATAGAAACTTAAAAGACTATAGAGGAATTACGTTTTCATTTCCAGAAAAAGAGGTCGCAGGGATGAAATGGCTTGGCGATGGTCCTTATCGCGTGTGGCGAAACCGCATGAAAGGAACCAAATTTCAGGTTTGGGAAAATAATTATAACAATACCATAACTGGAGAATCTGGTTTTGTATATCCGGAGTTTAAAGGATTTTTCTCTAGTGTCTACTGGACAAAATTAAAAGGGAAAGACGATAATGGTTTTACGGTCTATTGCCATTCGCCGCACACATATTTACGAATGTTAACGCCTGATAAAACGCAGGAGGATAAGAATGGAAGATTGAATCCTAAATTCCCCCTAGGTGATATTTCATTTGTAAAAAATATTCCGGGAATTGGCACAAAGTTTCAGGATCCAGATACGATGGGACCACACGGAAATTCGGAACATTTTTTCGGTAATGATGACGAGCCTATTACTATCGACCTGACTTTTGAATTTTAA
- a CDS encoding sulfatase family protein: MRKIHYLLACLALVTTFKTAAQEKPNILVILADDLGYGDVGFTGSTEIKTPNLDQLAKNGVIFKNGYVTHPYCGPSRAGLITGRYQARFGLEINLTNSPFDMYNGLPLTEQTFANRLKKSGYTTGIIGKWHMGGSEPFHPNNRGFDYFYGFLAGGHSYFPENVKTVAPLVSEKTGEPAYSANEGSYHPLTRNDKAGEFTEYLTTALSKDAAKFIGDSKKPFCLYMAYNAPHLPLEAPKETIDKYKNIKDPQRRVYAAMIDKMDEGVGIIIKALKDSGKYDNTLIFFLSDNGGPRAEKQGHGFAFNGPFVGGKGSMHEGGSHVPFFLHWPNGNLKKGVFEGLVSSLDIAATAVALGNGDTSGEKLEGTNLIPFLTGAKKGTPHDALFWRMDDGKAWSVRTEKTKYLLEGYGKNVQPELFDMEKDPYESNNIVSNSAKDKAAMAKLWNEWNQGNISNSFLQAGPYQKKRLEMYKKLYDDLHEKAKKQKLLIIE, translated from the coding sequence TTATTAGCTTGTTTAGCATTGGTAACCACCTTCAAAACAGCAGCACAAGAAAAACCAAATATCCTAGTAATCTTAGCCGATGATTTGGGTTATGGCGATGTAGGATTTACTGGTTCTACCGAAATTAAAACGCCCAATTTAGACCAATTAGCAAAGAATGGTGTGATTTTCAAAAATGGCTATGTAACGCATCCGTACTGTGGACCTTCTCGTGCTGGTTTAATTACGGGACGCTACCAAGCCCGTTTTGGATTGGAAATTAATTTGACCAACTCCCCTTTTGACATGTATAATGGATTGCCACTTACAGAACAGACTTTTGCCAACCGACTCAAAAAATCGGGTTACACTACGGGAATAATAGGAAAATGGCATATGGGAGGTTCAGAACCTTTTCATCCAAACAATCGAGGGTTTGATTATTTCTACGGATTTTTGGCAGGCGGTCACTCCTACTTTCCTGAAAATGTAAAAACCGTTGCACCATTAGTTTCTGAGAAAACAGGAGAACCAGCGTATAGCGCTAATGAGGGCAGCTATCATCCTTTGACACGTAATGATAAAGCTGGAGAATTCACTGAATATCTTACAACAGCACTTAGTAAAGATGCTGCAAAATTTATTGGTGACAGCAAAAAACCATTCTGTTTGTATATGGCCTATAATGCGCCACATTTACCACTAGAAGCTCCAAAAGAAACGATTGACAAATATAAGAATATCAAAGATCCGCAACGTAGAGTGTATGCTGCTATGATTGACAAAATGGATGAAGGAGTTGGAATTATTATTAAAGCTTTGAAAGATTCTGGAAAATATGACAACACTTTAATATTCTTCTTGTCGGACAATGGTGGTCCAAGAGCTGAAAAGCAAGGTCATGGTTTTGCTTTCAACGGTCCATTTGTGGGCGGAAAAGGTAGTATGCACGAAGGAGGTTCTCACGTTCCTTTCTTTTTACATTGGCCAAATGGGAATTTGAAAAAAGGTGTTTTTGAAGGATTAGTATCCTCTTTGGATATAGCGGCAACGGCTGTAGCGCTAGGAAATGGAGATACCTCAGGCGAAAAACTGGAAGGAACCAACTTGATTCCGTTCCTAACAGGAGCTAAAAAAGGAACGCCGCATGATGCCTTGTTTTGGAGAATGGACGATGGAAAAGCATGGTCTGTTCGAACTGAAAAAACGAAATACCTGCTGGAGGGATATGGTAAAAATGTCCAACCAGAATTATTTGACATGGAGAAAGACCCTTATGAGTCGAACAATATTGTATCTAATTCCGCAAAAGATAAAGCAGCTATGGCAAAACTCTGGAACGAATGGAACCAAGGCAATATATCAAACAGCTTCTTGCAAGCAGGTCCTTACCAAAAAAAGCGACTAGAAATGTATAAAAAACTGTATGATGATTTACACGAAAAAGCTAAAAAGCAAAAGCTTTTGATTATTGAATAA
- a CDS encoding glycoside hydrolase family 3 C-terminal domain-containing protein: protein MNQLSKIIVALFLFSAGSNAQTWKNPNAPTEDRVKDLLSKMTLEEKISQCSSDIPAIERLGIPAYIWYGEALHGVIAWNCTSFPQNIAMGATWNPNLMFDVATAISNEARALKNNGQKEVMMFSPTVNLGRDPRWGRNEECYSEDPFLMSEMARMYIRGMQGNDKKYLKTVTTVKHFIANNVEKNRERIQSNISEKDLREFYMPAYKTCIADEEAGGIMSALNGLNGVPSSGSKWLLTDVLRNEWGFKGYVVADWNAASGMFNNQKYVKSFPEASALSIKSGTDQECFRPKASLMVQNLKPAIERGLLTEAELDVSVARLLRMRFLTGDFDKPELNPYSKIPQSVLESDTHKKLALKAAEQAIVLLKNDNILPLKKDVKSIAVLGPFANQAWLGIYSGFPKSKISPLAGIKNSTTAQINYAEGCGIIEPFDEAKIKEAVEAAKKSEVAIIFVGNDEKTSTENTDRFTLALPGAQQRLIEAVLKVNKNTVVVLIPSGATTIGPSQKDVPGIICAWPNGQEQGTAIANVLWGKYNPGGKLNSTWYESDNDLPNIHDYDLRKGRTYMFFKNKPLYPFGYGLSYTSFDIKNLKLDKTTLAVNESVAVTVSVTNSGKIDGDEVVQLYIRDLSKNKLAPLKSLKGFERIHLKAGETKNVTLNVPYAAFNYYNVDNKRFEVSDGKFEIMVGNSSEKILAKGKVTLKAGAVPEVNVDNKSAYFNAKDPNRFKNWDSIYEDKSFLQTANPKSKKEDSGIEFKMTFRDPGFYVNTWDAEVNMKLKTNEATLKLTMLGNEIDTYVVKKENTEFQTLAIKIPIPPEYGKEVILNAFILPSEMEIEYIKIIPPGNAKPYRVYPKAK from the coding sequence ATGAATCAACTAAGCAAAATTATTGTTGCGCTTTTCCTCTTTTCTGCTGGAAGCAATGCGCAAACTTGGAAAAACCCAAATGCTCCTACTGAGGACAGAGTGAAAGATTTATTATCCAAGATGACTCTTGAAGAAAAAATTAGTCAATGTAGTTCTGATATTCCCGCTATAGAACGATTGGGTATCCCTGCCTATATCTGGTATGGCGAAGCATTGCACGGTGTTATTGCATGGAATTGCACCTCTTTTCCGCAAAACATTGCCATGGGTGCCACTTGGAATCCAAACTTGATGTTTGATGTGGCTACCGCTATTTCAAACGAAGCACGTGCCTTGAAAAATAATGGACAGAAAGAAGTGATGATGTTTTCGCCAACGGTAAATTTAGGAAGAGATCCTAGATGGGGACGCAACGAAGAATGTTATAGCGAAGATCCGTTTTTAATGTCCGAAATGGCTCGAATGTACATTAGAGGAATGCAAGGAAATGACAAAAAATACCTTAAAACAGTAACTACGGTCAAACACTTTATTGCAAATAATGTTGAGAAAAACAGAGAGCGTATTCAATCTAATATCAGCGAAAAAGATTTGAGAGAATTCTATATGCCTGCCTATAAAACCTGTATTGCCGATGAAGAAGCTGGTGGAATTATGTCAGCACTAAATGGGTTGAATGGAGTTCCTAGTTCTGGAAGTAAATGGTTATTAACCGATGTTTTAAGAAATGAATGGGGCTTTAAAGGCTATGTTGTGGCCGATTGGAATGCAGCTTCGGGTATGTTCAACAATCAGAAATATGTTAAGTCATTTCCTGAGGCTTCCGCTTTATCTATAAAATCGGGTACCGATCAGGAATGTTTTCGACCTAAGGCATCACTAATGGTACAAAATTTAAAACCTGCAATTGAGCGAGGTTTACTTACAGAGGCTGAACTTGATGTTTCGGTTGCTCGACTTTTGAGAATGCGTTTTTTAACGGGTGATTTTGACAAACCAGAACTAAATCCATATTCAAAAATACCGCAATCTGTTTTAGAAAGCGACACACATAAAAAATTGGCACTCAAAGCAGCAGAGCAAGCCATTGTTTTATTAAAAAATGACAATATTTTACCCCTTAAAAAAGATGTAAAATCAATTGCAGTTTTAGGGCCATTTGCAAACCAAGCTTGGTTGGGAATTTATTCTGGATTTCCTAAAAGTAAAATCAGTCCATTGGCTGGAATAAAAAATAGCACTACAGCACAAATTAATTATGCTGAAGGTTGTGGAATTATTGAACCATTTGATGAAGCAAAAATCAAAGAAGCAGTTGAAGCGGCCAAAAAATCTGAGGTTGCTATAATTTTTGTTGGAAACGACGAAAAAACATCCACCGAAAATACAGACCGTTTCACCTTGGCATTACCTGGTGCGCAACAAAGATTGATTGAAGCCGTTTTGAAAGTAAACAAAAATACAGTAGTTGTTTTGATTCCGAGTGGTGCTACCACGATTGGTCCTTCTCAGAAAGATGTTCCCGGAATAATTTGCGCGTGGCCAAACGGTCAAGAGCAAGGAACGGCAATTGCTAATGTACTTTGGGGAAAATACAATCCGGGTGGAAAATTAAACTCGACTTGGTATGAGTCGGATAATGATTTGCCAAACATACACGATTATGACCTTAGAAAAGGACGAACGTACATGTTTTTCAAAAACAAACCTTTATACCCATTTGGTTATGGTTTGAGTTATACCTCTTTTGATATTAAAAATCTAAAATTAGATAAAACAACTTTAGCTGTCAATGAAAGCGTTGCTGTTACTGTAAGCGTAACTAATTCTGGAAAAATTGATGGTGATGAAGTCGTACAGTTGTATATCAGAGATTTAAGTAAAAATAAACTAGCACCATTAAAATCTTTAAAAGGATTTGAGAGAATCCATCTTAAAGCGGGAGAAACTAAAAATGTAACTTTAAATGTACCCTATGCAGCCTTTAATTATTACAATGTAGACAACAAACGTTTTGAAGTAAGCGACGGAAAATTTGAAATCATGGTGGGTAATTCTTCTGAAAAGATTTTAGCTAAAGGAAAAGTAACACTAAAAGCTGGTGCGGTTCCAGAAGTAAATGTAGACAACAAATCGGCCTATTTTAATGCTAAAGATCCTAATAGATTCAAAAATTGGGATTCTATTTATGAAGATAAAAGCTTCTTGCAAACAGCAAATCCTAAATCTAAAAAAGAGGATTCAGGAATAGAATTTAAAATGACTTTTAGAGACCCTGGTTTTTATGTCAATACTTGGGATGCCGAGGTAAATATGAAATTAAAAACAAACGAAGCTACTTTGAAGTTAACAATGTTAGGAAACGAAATTGACACCTACGTAGTGAAAAAAGAAAATACTGAATTCCAAACTTTGGCTATAAAAATTCCAATTCCACCAGAGTACGGTAAAGAAGTTATCTTAAATGCCTTCATATTGCCATCAGAAATGGAAATAGAATACATCAAAATTATACCTCCCGGAAATGCAAAGCCTTACCGTGTATATCCAAAAGCAAAGTAA
- a CDS encoding glycoside hydrolase family 2 protein translates to MKIYKIFAISCFVSLLFFSNAKAQQTVENTQTTIKYLSGTGKDDMVLWDFYCSDGMQSGKWAKIGVPSCWELQGFGGYNYGHDKRDTDLKIHDEFGLYKHQFLVPKEWKNKELKIVFEGVMTDAEVKINGKLAGEIHQGAFYEFKYSITNLVKYGAENVLEVKVNKVSANKSINAAERDADFWIFGGIFRPVSLEVLPKDHIERVAIDAKATGEIKTALVISSKKAEKVSVVLADITGKKLQDLTITDFKKEDDNWTFSTKAVNIKSWNPEKPTMYQLQMSLLDKNGASLHTKIEKIGFRTIEVRESDGIYVNGKQIKFKGVNRHSFYPTSGRTTSKELSIEHVKMMKDMNMNAVRMSHYPPDKHFLEVCDSLGLFVIDEMCTWHTPYLDTKVGQKIIKEMIVRDVNHPSIVLWANGNETGWNTALDNDFAKWDIQKREVIHPWNIFRKTNTMHYPDYHIFAYDGPAKDKIYFPTEFMHGLYDGGHGAGLDDYWKQMWNMPLAAGGFLWDFADEGVIRTDKNNEIDFDGNHAPDGIVGPYGEKEGSYFTIKEVWSPIAIADRFIRDDFSGIFQVENRYHFTNLNECVMTAKWVQFNGPNEKTEFKVLSQSNVKLPNLEPNEKGTFSVEKPQNWKSADALYLKATDPHGKELFTWSYPVKTPEKLNSERSIADAKGTVSSEIKNEQILVTANNKHFKFSKTTGLLQEVIANGKLIPLNEGPIILGHKGKIDTIFVKQTDTKTEVIALFKTNKKYYKWDENTETTQDFIKWTIHQNGLVDLKVEMRSQKKVTGYMGISFSFPEQEVNGMKWLGDGPYRVWRNRMKGTKFNVWENDYNNTVTGESGFVYPEFKGFFSSLYWMKLKGNNNNGFTVYCKSDATFLRMLTPQQPVDPQKGATVKDFPVGDISFVKNIPAIGTKFQEAERTGPQGNPENIFGNDDEPIIIDLTFEF, encoded by the coding sequence ATGAAAATATATAAAATTTTTGCAATTAGCTGTTTCGTTAGTTTGCTTTTTTTCTCGAATGCGAAGGCACAACAAACTGTTGAAAATACACAAACAACCATAAAATACTTGTCTGGAACGGGTAAAGACGATATGGTACTATGGGATTTTTATTGTTCAGATGGAATGCAAAGTGGCAAATGGGCAAAAATAGGCGTTCCCTCTTGTTGGGAATTACAAGGATTTGGTGGTTATAACTATGGACACGACAAAAGAGACACAGATTTAAAAATACACGATGAATTCGGTTTATATAAACACCAATTTTTAGTTCCGAAAGAATGGAAAAATAAAGAGCTTAAAATAGTTTTTGAAGGTGTAATGACTGATGCCGAAGTGAAAATAAATGGCAAACTGGCGGGAGAAATTCATCAAGGAGCTTTTTATGAATTCAAATATTCAATTACCAATTTGGTCAAATATGGAGCAGAAAATGTGCTGGAAGTAAAAGTGAATAAAGTCTCTGCCAATAAATCGATTAACGCTGCAGAACGAGATGCAGATTTTTGGATTTTTGGTGGAATTTTTAGACCCGTTTCTCTTGAAGTACTACCAAAAGACCATATTGAAAGAGTGGCTATTGATGCAAAAGCAACTGGAGAAATAAAGACAGCGCTAGTAATTTCTTCGAAAAAGGCAGAGAAAGTAAGTGTGGTTCTTGCTGATATTACAGGAAAAAAATTGCAAGATTTGACCATTACTGATTTCAAAAAAGAGGATGATAATTGGACATTTTCAACAAAAGCTGTTAACATAAAATCGTGGAATCCAGAGAAACCGACGATGTATCAACTTCAAATGAGCTTGTTGGATAAAAACGGAGCTAGCTTACATACTAAAATTGAAAAAATTGGCTTTCGAACCATCGAAGTCCGTGAAAGTGACGGAATTTATGTGAATGGAAAACAGATAAAATTCAAAGGCGTAAACAGACATTCTTTTTATCCAACTTCGGGTAGAACTACTTCCAAAGAGTTGAGTATTGAGCACGTTAAAATGATGAAGGATATGAATATGAATGCGGTTCGTATGTCGCATTATCCACCAGATAAACATTTTTTGGAGGTCTGCGATTCTCTAGGTTTGTTTGTAATTGATGAAATGTGTACTTGGCATACCCCCTATTTGGATACGAAAGTAGGACAAAAAATCATTAAAGAAATGATTGTTCGAGATGTAAATCATCCTTCGATTGTATTGTGGGCAAATGGGAATGAAACCGGATGGAACACAGCATTAGACAATGACTTTGCAAAATGGGACATTCAAAAAAGAGAAGTAATACATCCTTGGAATATCTTCAGAAAAACAAATACAATGCATTATCCTGATTACCATATTTTTGCTTATGATGGCCCTGCAAAAGATAAAATATATTTTCCAACGGAGTTTATGCACGGTTTATATGATGGCGGTCACGGAGCTGGCTTGGATGATTACTGGAAACAAATGTGGAATATGCCATTGGCTGCTGGTGGTTTTTTATGGGATTTTGCAGATGAAGGAGTCATTCGAACCGACAAAAATAACGAAATTGATTTTGATGGAAATCACGCACCAGACGGAATTGTAGGTCCTTATGGCGAAAAAGAAGGTAGTTACTTCACCATTAAAGAAGTTTGGTCGCCAATAGCAATTGCAGACCGTTTTATTCGTGATGATTTTTCAGGGATTTTTCAGGTGGAAAATAGGTATCACTTTACCAATCTTAACGAATGTGTGATGACGGCTAAATGGGTGCAGTTTAATGGTCCAAATGAAAAAACCGAATTTAAAGTATTGTCACAAAGTAATGTAAAATTACCAAATCTAGAACCTAATGAAAAAGGTACTTTCTCAGTAGAAAAACCACAAAATTGGAAATCGGCTGATGCACTTTATTTAAAAGCAACAGACCCACACGGAAAGGAACTATTCACCTGGTCGTATCCTGTAAAAACACCCGAAAAATTAAATTCAGAAAGAAGCATTGCTGATGCTAAAGGAACTGTATCTTCTGAAATTAAAAACGAACAGATTCTGGTAACTGCTAATAATAAGCATTTTAAATTTTCTAAAACTACCGGTTTATTGCAAGAAGTGATTGCTAATGGAAAGCTAATTCCGTTAAACGAAGGGCCAATTATTTTAGGTCATAAAGGGAAAATCGATACGATTTTTGTAAAACAGACTGATACTAAAACAGAAGTTATCGCTTTGTTTAAAACGAACAAGAAGTACTATAAATGGGATGAAAATACCGAAACAACGCAAGATTTTATAAAGTGGACAATTCATCAAAATGGTTTGGTTGATTTGAAAGTCGAAATGAGAAGTCAGAAGAAAGTAACGGGTTATATGGGTATTTCCTTTTCTTTTCCGGAGCAAGAAGTCAACGGCATGAAATGGTTGGGTGATGGTCCTTACCGAGTTTGGCGAAACAGGATGAAAGGAACTAAATTCAACGTTTGGGAAAACGACTATAACAATACCGTTACGGGTGAATCGGGTTTTGTATATCCTGAATTCAAAGGATTCTTCTCCAGTTTATATTGGATGAAACTGAAAGGAAACAACAACAATGGATTTACGGTTTATTGCAAATCTGATGCAACTTTTTTACGAATGTTGACACCACAACAGCCAGTAGACCCACAAAAAGGAGCAACAGTCAAAGATTTTCCTGTGGGAGATATATCGTTTGTAAAAAATATTCCTGCTATAGGTACCAAATTCCAAGAAGCAGAGAGAACAGGTCCGCAAGGAAATCCCGAAAATATTTTCGGTAATGATGACGAGCCTATAATTATAGATTTAACTTTTGAATTTTAA